The following coding sequences lie in one Pontibacter sp. G13 genomic window:
- a CDS encoding GNAT family N-acetyltransferase: protein MRLLKSNQSRKQGSGEGGVRFQQDNCIFAGCSNYRRILDMILPKELETDRLILRPHTQADFEGFYTFLSDENATRFLSFTPEEKTRQGATAFFNTMLDSYQSTEPIFGMAILEKGTRNYIGSCGLSALSDSQAAETVLLILPDAWGKGYATEVGMVLVEYAFSMPGIDSVVSFADPQHPASRRVSEKLGMAEIGLVDHKEYPHQVVKYELTKEAFLSETME from the coding sequence ATGCGTCTGCTCAAATCAAATCAATCCCGCAAGCAAGGATCTGGGGAGGGTGGAGTTCGGTTTCAGCAGGATAATTGTATATTTGCGGGTTGTAGCAATTACCGACGGATCTTGGATATGATCTTGCCAAAGGAACTGGAAACAGACAGATTGATCTTGCGTCCACATACGCAGGCTGATTTTGAGGGCTTCTACACTTTTCTGAGTGATGAGAATGCCACTCGATTTTTGAGCTTCACCCCGGAGGAGAAGACACGCCAAGGAGCGACTGCCTTCTTCAACACCATGTTGGATTCCTACCAATCTACCGAGCCGATTTTCGGCATGGCCATTTTGGAAAAGGGAACCCGTAACTACATCGGATCTTGCGGCCTCTCAGCACTTTCGGACAGCCAAGCCGCTGAAACCGTGCTCTTGATTCTGCCCGATGCCTGGGGCAAAGGCTATGCCACAGAGGTCGGAATGGTCCTCGTCGAGTATGCATTCTCCATGCCTGGGATCGATTCGGTCGTCTCATTCGCCGATCCCCAACACCCAGCCTCTAGAAGGGTTTCCGAAAAACTCGGCATGGCTGAAATCGGATTGGTCGATCACAAGGAGTATCCCCATCAGGTCGTCAAATACGAACTCACCAAGGAGGCATTCCTGTCAGAAACCATGGAATAG
- a CDS encoding DUF427 domain-containing protein: protein MKAIWNGQVIAESDTTVVVEGNHYFPVSSVKKEFLKDSSLNTVCPWKGTASYYNLEVDGKTNEDAVWFYPEPKVAAARIKDHVAFWRGVEVVN from the coding sequence ATGAAAGCTATTTGGAATGGCCAAGTCATCGCCGAAAGCGATACGACTGTCGTAGTCGAAGGAAACCACTATTTCCCGGTCAGTTCTGTCAAAAAGGAGTTTCTAAAAGATAGCTCCCTCAATACCGTGTGCCCTTGGAAAGGCACCGCCTCCTACTACAACCTTGAAGTGGATGGCAAGACCAATGAGGATGCCGTCTGGTTTTATCCAGAGCCCAAGGTCGCCGCTGCCCGTATCAAGGACCACGTAGCCTTCTGGCGCGGCGTGGAAGTGGTGAACTAG
- a CDS encoding PKD domain-containing protein, whose protein sequence is MKRNMGGWITLLIWIWIFSPLSAQPIAQFQGDVLSGCAPLVVNFQSLSQGATAWHWISDGNEAFIEHPTFLYTEPGTYSVTLIVQDANGVSDTLIQTAYIVIHDQPAAAFAVDVESACTHEVITFTDQSSSNSSNIVSYLWDFGDGITAQGTQVQHTYSQSGTYPVSLVVTNAAGCLDQHIEPAYIQIHAPDPSFAGAPRIACGPPLAVSFSQSAGSGVQHFWDFGDGTQSSQATPTHTYQTFGTFDVQHITVDGNGCRDTLKLPHYVSLGINNLSIYAEDSTLCLGDSMRFHTNASANSTVIWDFGDGDSAVGLDPVHLYDSAGKYEVSAYLFDASGCEVSLAFEVEIFEAPEVDFEAFGPTTGCQRPFLVSFNNQTTGATSYLWNFGDGQLDTVFAPHHAFLDTGSFSVKLVATGPGGCQSSKRIKDMIRIEDISAGFLPDKIGGCAPLTVAFMDTSTSPLPITQWNWDFGDGTSYSGGPNPVHTYLDTGLHYASLQVSTSNGCWDTVTFEYAIGVGLTPQADFEADTLISCALTTIEFQNQSTNANSYLWIFGDGDTARAESPSHGFSALGPVDVTLIAFQNGCADTLYKPNYVHILAPLPLMSVSDKLLCEFNETVEFKNTSSQYDYFEWTLNGQQTFFDTVFTHNFQQSTGIQHIDLFVSNDQTGCELLLKDSLIIQPIEAAFSVDTNRFCVPEVIRFYDESDDAIWWKWEFGQGDSSLHQNPKRKFRFPGSYPVTLRVMNAIGCRDSYTYESLEGLQVLAGMEITGDGVGCAPLDIQLDDQSSGTGAIVSWEWDLGDGTTQQVPSFTHTYSAEDVYDIQLTVTDADGCVDSVKQEGAVFATLPRPDFSIHPKIQCQGEPVGFVSLSAGTGLSYLWDFGDGATSTLANPQHIYQQDGTYDITLTVTDIHGCDSTIYQNQAVQISPIFAAFEADTTYASCPPLTVQFTSGGQFPHAGIQWIWDFGDGATGSSPNPQHVYTQPGLYDVSLIVRTPDGCIDSMVQAAYIEVEGPTASFSYDPSKACPGTAIQFEADSEFPISYDWIFGDAETASGAQVSHIYHEPGIYLPILVIEDSSGCKVFTSNPDTLEIFQPPVAQISYDLMGGCDTAWVEFEDQSQTPSILTSWEWSLGDGTSSTLQHPSHHFASPGAYPIQLMVEDARGCRDTVSIDPALVVYPLPHPQIVASQDSGCSPVNYQAYVDLGNHPSDQTNIEWYFQQQLLATGPTLNYQFDQAGTYLIEVRVEDEFGCMGTAARNLVVHPLPPVDFMPDKIFGCAPWEVSWVAPSADPSIQYQWEMGDGHSPSGAVVEHTYLEDGSYHVSLEGTNAFGCKAYKFVPKAVSLQHPLAFMEIYPPIACPGDEVFFSGQAESRFPVVGWEWQFGTNDTFVGQSVPYAFTESGTYPVTLVITDSIGCRDTLVEVEGIEIVEDVQPDLVKGIRVSVKNATQISIQWEQADNSRLDFAQYELFRQDATGTWESIAVVDRLNQTQYVDQVPTTESGPICYRILTTNACGTVGDADQAAIHCSMDLQANGTTAGNELSWTPYQGFSISEYHIYKVRNYGQGGAQFLAKVACSESSYVDSTGFCYERNQYRILAIGNNRLESWSDTARAISAHEPPTIAANITQVTVEKNTFLQISAQAQAVEFAHLLVIERGNGTSFQQVHQTHFTTDEYIWQDHQVDIQQQTYAYRTFVLDSCGDYTPLGQTGNNILLHTKQQSGEVFLQWNPYDSWEAGTEYLELEVAPRPGAPFETLAILPGDQPHYSDTRIDPESGMACYRITAYQRDGKHTSRSNESCISLTPQLFTPNAFSPNGDGLNDRFSFQGIFTDITEMTIFNRWGEEIFRTNHSELGWDGMDQHGMPAPEGVYIYHISGFSTEGTATKRMGSITLIR, encoded by the coding sequence ATGAAAAGAAACATGGGCGGGTGGATCACGCTCCTGATTTGGATCTGGATCTTCTCCCCACTCTCCGCACAACCCATTGCTCAATTTCAAGGAGACGTCCTTTCGGGATGCGCTCCCCTCGTCGTGAATTTCCAATCGCTCTCCCAAGGCGCGACCGCTTGGCACTGGATCAGCGATGGCAATGAAGCCTTCATCGAACATCCCACCTTCCTTTACACGGAGCCGGGCACGTACTCCGTGACGTTGATCGTCCAAGATGCCAATGGGGTATCCGACACCTTGATCCAGACAGCCTATATTGTCATCCACGATCAGCCCGCCGCTGCTTTCGCCGTTGATGTCGAATCAGCCTGCACACACGAGGTCATCACCTTCACGGACCAAAGCTCCTCCAACTCCAGCAATATCGTCTCCTATCTTTGGGACTTTGGAGATGGCATCACCGCACAGGGAACCCAAGTACAACACACCTACAGCCAATCCGGCACCTATCCTGTGTCGCTCGTCGTCACCAATGCCGCTGGGTGCCTAGATCAACATATCGAACCCGCCTATATCCAGATTCATGCACCAGACCCTTCATTTGCTGGTGCCCCGAGGATTGCCTGCGGCCCACCACTAGCTGTGTCTTTCAGTCAGTCAGCCGGATCAGGCGTGCAACACTTTTGGGATTTCGGAGATGGTACCCAATCCAGCCAAGCGACCCCCACCCATACCTATCAGACATTTGGCACTTTCGATGTCCAGCATATCACGGTAGATGGCAACGGTTGCCGTGATACCTTAAAGCTGCCTCATTACGTCTCTTTGGGAATCAACAACCTGAGTATCTATGCGGAGGATTCGACCCTTTGTTTGGGCGACAGTATGAGGTTCCATACCAATGCATCGGCCAACAGCACTGTCATCTGGGACTTCGGCGATGGAGATTCAGCCGTGGGGCTAGATCCAGTCCACCTGTATGACTCAGCAGGCAAATATGAGGTTTCCGCCTATCTGTTCGATGCCAGCGGATGCGAAGTGAGCCTAGCGTTCGAGGTGGAAATATTCGAAGCGCCCGAAGTGGATTTTGAGGCTTTTGGGCCTACGACCGGGTGCCAAAGGCCATTTTTGGTTTCGTTCAACAACCAGACGACCGGGGCGACCTCCTACCTATGGAATTTCGGAGATGGCCAATTGGATACGGTATTCGCGCCCCATCATGCATTTCTGGATACAGGTTCCTTTTCTGTCAAACTCGTAGCCACAGGTCCGGGTGGATGCCAATCCTCCAAACGAATCAAGGACATGATCAGGATCGAGGATATCTCAGCAGGATTCCTCCCTGACAAAATCGGAGGTTGTGCGCCATTGACAGTCGCATTTATGGATACCAGCACCTCTCCGCTCCCCATTACGCAGTGGAATTGGGACTTTGGAGATGGGACAAGCTATTCCGGCGGTCCCAACCCTGTGCACACCTATCTCGATACGGGCCTGCATTATGCCTCCCTGCAGGTCAGCACTTCGAATGGCTGCTGGGATACGGTCACTTTCGAATATGCCATTGGCGTGGGTCTGACCCCACAGGCAGATTTCGAGGCCGACACCTTGATTTCCTGTGCCCTTACGACGATCGAGTTCCAAAATCAATCCACCAACGCCAACAGCTACCTCTGGATATTTGGAGACGGAGATACCGCCAGAGCAGAAAGCCCCAGTCATGGATTTTCGGCATTGGGGCCCGTGGATGTCACCCTGATCGCTTTCCAGAATGGCTGTGCTGATACACTTTACAAGCCCAACTACGTCCATATTTTGGCTCCTTTGCCATTGATGAGCGTTTCGGACAAGTTGCTCTGCGAATTCAATGAGACGGTAGAATTCAAAAATACCTCCTCCCAATATGATTACTTCGAATGGACGCTGAATGGCCAGCAGACCTTCTTTGATACGGTTTTCACCCACAATTTTCAGCAGAGTACGGGAATTCAGCATATCGATCTATTCGTCAGTAATGACCAAACAGGATGTGAGCTACTCCTGAAAGATTCCCTGATCATCCAGCCCATTGAGGCTGCTTTTAGTGTGGACACCAATCGATTTTGCGTGCCCGAAGTCATCCGATTCTATGACGAGTCCGATGATGCTATCTGGTGGAAATGGGAATTCGGGCAGGGAGATTCGTCCCTCCATCAAAACCCCAAGCGCAAGTTTCGTTTTCCAGGATCATACCCCGTAACCCTCCGAGTGATGAATGCCATCGGGTGCCGCGATTCCTACACCTATGAATCACTGGAAGGCCTACAGGTGTTGGCGGGAATGGAAATCACCGGAGACGGTGTAGGATGTGCGCCGCTGGACATCCAGCTTGACGACCAATCCTCGGGAACAGGCGCCATTGTCAGCTGGGAATGGGATTTGGGAGACGGAACAACCCAGCAAGTTCCTTCCTTCACGCATACCTATTCGGCAGAGGACGTGTATGACATTCAACTTACGGTGACGGATGCAGATGGCTGTGTAGATTCCGTGAAGCAGGAAGGAGCCGTATTTGCCACACTTCCGCGCCCAGATTTCTCGATCCACCCCAAGATTCAATGCCAAGGAGAACCTGTGGGATTTGTATCTCTATCGGCTGGTACGGGACTTTCCTATCTATGGGATTTCGGAGATGGAGCAACCTCGACGCTGGCAAATCCCCAGCATATTTATCAGCAGGACGGCACCTATGACATTACCCTGACGGTCACAGATATTCATGGGTGTGATTCAACGATTTACCAGAATCAGGCAGTTCAGATTTCCCCGATATTCGCAGCATTCGAAGCAGACACGACCTACGCAAGTTGTCCACCCCTGACGGTGCAATTCACCTCTGGCGGGCAATTTCCCCATGCGGGCATCCAATGGATTTGGGATTTTGGAGATGGAGCCACAGGCAGTAGTCCCAACCCTCAGCATGTCTACACGCAACCCGGACTGTACGACGTATCCCTGATTGTACGGACCCCAGACGGATGCATCGATTCCATGGTTCAGGCAGCCTATATTGAAGTCGAAGGTCCTACCGCTTCCTTTTCCTATGATCCATCAAAGGCGTGCCCGGGTACGGCCATTCAATTCGAGGCGGATTCTGAATTCCCCATTTCCTACGATTGGATTTTCGGAGATGCAGAGACCGCCTCAGGCGCTCAGGTCAGTCACATTTACCACGAACCCGGCATCTATTTGCCGATTTTGGTGATCGAGGATAGTAGCGGTTGCAAGGTCTTCACCTCCAACCCTGACACCTTGGAAATCTTCCAACCTCCTGTCGCCCAAATTAGCTATGACCTCATGGGTGGTTGTGACACCGCTTGGGTTGAATTCGAAGATCAATCCCAAACCCCTTCGATCCTCACGAGTTGGGAATGGAGCTTGGGAGACGGTACGTCCAGTACCCTTCAACATCCCAGTCATCACTTCGCGAGTCCCGGAGCATATCCCATCCAGTTGATGGTAGAAGATGCCCGTGGGTGCCGAGACACCGTTTCGATCGATCCGGCATTGGTGGTCTATCCCCTTCCCCACCCTCAAATTGTCGCGTCACAGGATTCTGGCTGTAGCCCAGTCAATTATCAGGCCTATGTCGATTTGGGCAATCATCCATCGGACCAGACGAACATCGAATGGTACTTCCAGCAGCAACTGTTGGCCACAGGCCCAACCCTCAACTATCAATTCGACCAAGCAGGAACCTATCTCATCGAGGTGCGGGTAGAAGACGAATTTGGCTGTATGGGCACTGCAGCGCGCAATTTGGTAGTGCATCCACTCCCCCCTGTGGATTTTATGCCTGACAAGATCTTCGGCTGTGCACCTTGGGAAGTCTCTTGGGTTGCGCCATCGGCCGATCCATCCATCCAGTACCAGTGGGAAATGGGAGACGGGCATTCGCCTTCAGGAGCAGTGGTCGAACATACCTATCTGGAAGATGGCAGCTACCATGTCTCGCTCGAAGGGACCAACGCCTTTGGTTGCAAAGCCTACAAGTTTGTTCCGAAAGCCGTCAGCCTTCAGCACCCTCTGGCTTTCATGGAAATCTATCCACCCATTGCCTGCCCCGGAGACGAGGTATTCTTCTCGGGTCAAGCGGAAAGCAGATTTCCGGTCGTGGGTTGGGAATGGCAATTTGGGACCAATGACACCTTTGTCGGTCAATCCGTACCCTACGCCTTTACCGAGTCGGGCACCTATCCGGTCACGCTGGTGATCACTGATTCCATCGGCTGTCGAGACACGTTGGTCGAAGTTGAGGGAATTGAAATTGTGGAAGACGTACAGCCAGATTTGGTGAAGGGCATTCGAGTTTCCGTAAAAAATGCCACCCAGATTTCTATCCAATGGGAACAGGCGGATAATAGCAGACTCGATTTTGCCCAATACGAGCTCTTCCGACAAGACGCAACCGGGACCTGGGAGTCCATTGCCGTCGTAGATCGACTCAATCAAACCCAATATGTGGATCAAGTCCCAACGACAGAGTCAGGTCCTATTTGCTACCGCATCTTGACGACCAATGCCTGTGGGACCGTTGGAGATGCTGATCAAGCCGCGATTCATTGCTCGATGGATTTGCAGGCAAATGGCACAACAGCGGGAAATGAACTCTCTTGGACGCCCTATCAAGGATTTTCCATTTCGGAATACCACATTTACAAAGTCAGGAACTATGGCCAGGGAGGCGCTCAATTCCTCGCAAAAGTAGCCTGTTCGGAGTCCTCCTACGTCGATTCCACGGGTTTCTGCTACGAACGGAATCAATACCGCATCTTGGCCATTGGCAACAACCGCCTTGAGTCTTGGTCAGATACGGCACGGGCAATTTCGGCACATGAGCCCCCGACCATTGCGGCCAACATCACTCAGGTAACCGTGGAGAAAAACACATTCCTTCAAATCTCCGCACAAGCCCAAGCTGTGGAATTCGCCCATTTGTTGGTGATTGAACGCGGAAATGGCACCTCCTTTCAACAAGTTCACCAAACCCACTTCACCACGGACGAATACATCTGGCAGGATCACCAAGTGGACATTCAGCAGCAAACCTACGCCTACCGGACCTTTGTACTCGATTCCTGCGGGGATTACACCCCACTCGGGCAGACCGGTAACAACATTTTGCTCCACACCAAGCAACAATCCGGCGAAGTATTCCTTCAATGGAACCCGTATGACAGCTGGGAAGCAGGAACTGAATACTTGGAACTGGAGGTGGCTCCTCGGCCCGGCGCTCCTTTCGAGACATTGGCCATCCTCCCGGGGGACCAACCGCATTATTCCGACACGAGGATCGACCCAGAAAGCGGCATGGCATGCTACAGGATCACCGCTTACCAAAGAGACGGCAAACATACGAGCCGTTCCAATGAATCGTGCATTTCCTTGACGCCGCAGCTTTTCACCCCCAATGCTTTTTCTCCCAATGGCGATGGGCTCAATGACCGCTTTTCCTTTCAGGGAATATTCACAGACATCACCGAGATGACCATCTTCAACAGATGGGGGGAGGAAATATTCAGGACCAACCATAGCGAGCTAGGCTGGGATGGAATGGACCAGCACGGAATGCCCGCTCCAGAGGGGGTGTATATCTATCACATTTCGGGATTTTCAACGGAAGGAACCGCCACCAAGCGCATGGGAAGTATCACGCTGATCCGGTAG
- a CDS encoding NAD-dependent epimerase/dehydratase family protein — protein sequence MEQKAPILVTGATGYVASWIVAMLLEQGHQVRGTVRNKAKTEKYQHLLDKAAQTSGTLEIFEADLLKANSFDDATHGCEYVIHTASPFKTSVKNPDAELVQPALKGTQNVLNAVAKADSVKRVVLTSSVVAIYGDLEEVKSKPNATFTEDDWNETSSLTHQPYNYSKTVAEKAAWEAAKLQNRWSLTTIHPGFVLGPSLTKRLDSTSIDFVKNMGSGAMKAGAPNLTFATVDVRDVAKAHIEAAFRPEAHGRYVAVGECASILEIAQSVDSDYQQKLPLPTKLLPNWLLYIVGPGLGFSWKYLRKNLGISFKFDNTRTQKDLGIHFRPIGKTMGDHFDQLIEDGILAPHK from the coding sequence GTGGAACAGAAAGCTCCCATTTTGGTGACAGGTGCTACAGGATATGTAGCTTCATGGATTGTCGCCATGCTACTCGAACAAGGTCATCAGGTACGGGGAACCGTCCGCAATAAGGCCAAAACCGAGAAATACCAGCATCTCCTCGACAAAGCAGCGCAAACTTCCGGTACGCTCGAGATTTTTGAAGCCGATTTGCTCAAGGCCAACAGCTTCGATGACGCGACCCACGGATGTGAATATGTCATCCATACCGCGTCTCCATTCAAGACCTCGGTCAAGAATCCCGATGCGGAACTGGTCCAGCCAGCGTTGAAGGGTACGCAGAATGTCCTCAATGCCGTGGCCAAGGCAGACAGCGTCAAGCGTGTAGTCTTGACCTCGAGTGTAGTCGCGATCTACGGAGATCTGGAAGAAGTGAAGTCCAAACCCAATGCGACCTTTACTGAGGATGATTGGAATGAGACTTCCTCGCTCACCCATCAGCCCTACAACTATTCCAAGACCGTCGCCGAAAAGGCCGCTTGGGAAGCCGCCAAGCTCCAAAATCGTTGGTCCTTGACGACCATTCATCCGGGGTTTGTGTTGGGCCCTTCACTCACCAAGCGCTTGGATTCGACCTCCATCGACTTCGTGAAAAACATGGGTTCTGGTGCCATGAAGGCGGGTGCTCCGAATCTCACGTTTGCCACCGTGGATGTCCGCGATGTCGCCAAGGCGCACATTGAGGCAGCATTCAGACCGGAGGCCCACGGACGCTATGTGGCGGTCGGGGAATGTGCATCTATCTTGGAGATCGCTCAATCTGTCGATAGCGACTACCAGCAGAAGCTCCCCTTGCCGACCAAATTGCTTCCCAACTGGTTGCTGTACATCGTCGGGCCGGGGCTGGGATTCAGTTGGAAGTATCTCCGCAAAAACCTCGGTATCTCCTTCAAATTTGACAATACGAGGACGCAAAAAGATCTCGGAATCCATTTTCGGCCTATTGGGAAGACGATGGGAGACCATTTCGATCAGTTGATCGAAGACGGAATTTTGGCGCCTCATAAATAG
- a CDS encoding helix-turn-helix transcriptional regulator: MKRLPIRLTHYDVFEPRPEFEMARLEIGGHAFAGFKTYNQGVFMGFRLRQFGFNMVLSGEKTVSDGSTRLQTQSGDVFFAKAGSYLVIQIQENQDYSSISVTLNPELVQRFVMKNPELMQAPEVVSKPSLFLEEDPRIQAYLRSLAEYCKDPRTHKTGLLEVKFEELLHIMLAVDPSGYYARLLRNLGTEHEQSQFRRTMESLITQSVTVSEMAEKAGRSLTDFKREFSRNYGMPPKRWINHQRLKLAHLYLTTTPLNVTEVCYEVGFEHVSHFIRRFKEQYGVTPKELKLQSKGTGVGM, encoded by the coding sequence GTGAAGCGATTGCCGATCAGATTGACCCATTATGATGTATTCGAGCCCAGGCCAGAGTTTGAAATGGCCCGGTTGGAGATTGGAGGGCATGCATTTGCAGGCTTCAAGACCTACAACCAAGGGGTATTCATGGGCTTCCGATTGCGCCAATTCGGCTTCAACATGGTATTGAGCGGCGAAAAGACTGTTTCTGATGGCTCGACGAGGCTACAGACCCAATCCGGAGATGTATTCTTCGCAAAGGCTGGTTCGTATCTAGTCATCCAAATTCAAGAAAACCAAGACTACAGCAGTATTTCCGTCACCCTCAATCCAGAATTGGTGCAGCGGTTTGTGATGAAGAACCCAGAGCTCATGCAAGCTCCAGAGGTTGTATCGAAACCATCATTGTTTTTGGAAGAAGATCCCCGGATCCAAGCATATCTTCGGTCATTGGCCGAATACTGCAAGGATCCCCGAACGCACAAAACTGGACTACTCGAAGTCAAATTCGAAGAATTACTCCATATCATGCTGGCCGTCGACCCGAGCGGGTACTACGCCAGATTGCTGAGAAATTTGGGGACCGAACACGAGCAGAGCCAGTTTAGACGTACCATGGAATCCCTCATTACCCAGTCCGTCACAGTCTCCGAAATGGCTGAAAAGGCTGGGAGAAGCCTGACAGATTTCAAACGGGAGTTTAGCCGTAACTATGGCATGCCGCCCAAACGGTGGATCAACCATCAACGGCTCAAACTTGCCCACCTTTACTTGACCACTACTCCGCTCAACGTCACCGAAGTCTGTTATGAAGTGGGATTTGAACATGTATCACACTTTATCCGGCGGTTCAAAGAACAGTACGGAGTCACCCCAAAGGAGCTCAAACTCCAATCCAAAGGAACTGGGGTGGGTATGTGA
- a CDS encoding AAA family ATPase → MNWTFPGYEIDIPLNWAQLTQTYPWIADMQGVPQDPEWHAEGDVYVHTQMVAEALIQLQEFQQLGTQEKHILLTSALLHDVEKRSTTTTEVIEGANRIVSPKHAKKGEFTTRKLLYMDIPTPFEIREQIAKLVRLHGLPLWAIQKPDPRKAVIEASLVVNTKHVAMLAKADVMGRICRDQEELLLRIELFEELCREHDCWGKPRTFASDYGRFQYLNRTDCAPDYEPFDDLKFEVTVMCALPGSGKDTYIQRHLDLPMLSIDAVRREHKLDPTDKKENGRAIQLTKEQAKIWMRARQSFVFNATNITASMRGRWISLFTDYGARVRIIYLEVPYRQLLSQNRSRSYQVPVKAIDSLIGKLEIPHPKEAHEILFVVE, encoded by the coding sequence ATGAACTGGACTTTCCCCGGATACGAGATTGATATCCCACTGAATTGGGCGCAACTCACCCAAACCTACCCTTGGATCGCAGACATGCAGGGCGTCCCACAAGACCCCGAATGGCATGCTGAGGGGGATGTCTATGTCCACACCCAAATGGTCGCCGAAGCCTTGATCCAGCTACAGGAATTCCAGCAGCTGGGGACACAAGAAAAACACATACTGCTTACAAGCGCGCTCTTGCATGATGTAGAAAAACGCTCGACCACCACGACCGAAGTAATCGAAGGCGCTAACAGAATCGTCTCCCCCAAGCATGCTAAGAAAGGGGAATTTACGACACGGAAGCTCCTCTACATGGATATACCCACACCATTCGAGATCCGCGAGCAGATCGCCAAACTCGTGAGGCTGCACGGGCTCCCGCTCTGGGCCATCCAAAAACCCGATCCCCGAAAAGCCGTGATCGAGGCGAGTCTGGTCGTCAACACGAAGCATGTGGCCATGCTGGCCAAAGCCGATGTAATGGGACGTATTTGCCGAGATCAGGAAGAATTGCTGCTGCGGATCGAATTGTTCGAGGAACTTTGCCGGGAGCATGATTGCTGGGGCAAGCCCCGCACATTTGCCTCGGACTATGGGCGGTTTCAATACCTCAATCGTACGGATTGTGCGCCGGACTACGAGCCATTTGATGACCTTAAATTCGAGGTGACGGTCATGTGCGCACTTCCCGGCAGTGGCAAAGACACCTACATCCAGCGCCATCTTGACCTGCCCATGCTCTCCATCGATGCTGTCCGCAGGGAGCACAAGCTCGATCCCACCGATAAAAAGGAAAACGGCCGAGCCATCCAACTCACCAAAGAACAAGCCAAAATCTGGATGCGTGCGCGACAATCATTCGTCTTCAATGCCACCAACATCACGGCCTCCATGCGCGGCCGGTGGATCTCCCTCTTCACCGATTATGGCGCGCGCGTGCGGATCATCTACCTCGAAGTTCCCTATCGACAACTCCTCTCCCAAAACCGTAGCCGATCCTACCAAGTTCCCGTCAAGGCCATCGATTCCCTCATCGGCAAGCTAGAAATCCCCCATCCCAAGGAGGCCCATGAGATCCTGTTTGTGGTGGAGTGA
- a CDS encoding RNA ligase family protein encodes MMESRKYNRSLHAHISRGTTSDDRFMPDGYVRSFAQKDQLILTEKLDGQNNCFNKRGVFARSHTAPTEHPWDRPLRERWNLIRHELNELEIFGENMYGIHSIAYHQLESFFYVFAVREGDRWLSWEEVKFYAAMLDFPTVPEIPLTTALKEMYQPEKDENQLLGAWLTANLGMTWEESVNTPGRLGGYDPVTQNPCSEGFVIRNAAGFATNNGDLPVQPNEFDNLFKLVRASHVKTDVHWTKTWKPAKLIDYERYKWYGYEYNR; translated from the coding sequence ATGATGGAATCGCGCAAATACAACCGAAGTCTACATGCTCACATCAGCCGGGGAACCACCTCGGATGATCGGTTCATGCCGGATGGCTACGTACGCTCTTTTGCGCAGAAAGACCAACTGATCCTGACCGAAAAGCTCGACGGCCAGAACAACTGCTTCAACAAGCGCGGAGTGTTCGCACGATCACATACTGCGCCGACCGAGCATCCTTGGGATCGTCCTCTGCGGGAGCGTTGGAATCTCATCAGGCACGAACTCAACGAGCTAGAAATTTTCGGAGAGAATATGTACGGCATTCACTCGATCGCCTACCACCAGTTGGAATCCTTTTTTTATGTGTTTGCCGTCCGGGAGGGAGACCGGTGGCTGAGCTGGGAGGAGGTAAAATTCTACGCTGCGATGCTGGATTTTCCGACCGTACCAGAAATTCCCCTGACGACCGCCCTCAAGGAAATGTACCAGCCAGAAAAAGACGAGAACCAGCTCCTCGGAGCATGGCTCACAGCCAATCTCGGCATGACTTGGGAGGAAAGTGTGAATACCCCCGGACGCTTGGGCGGGTACGATCCCGTCACCCAAAATCCTTGTTCAGAGGGCTTTGTTATCCGAAATGCGGCGGGGTTTGCCACCAACAATGGCGACCTCCCCGTCCAACCCAATGAATTCGACAACCTGTTCAAATTGGTCCGCGCATCCCATGTAAAGACCGATGTACACTGGACCAAAACCTGGAAACCGGCCAAGCTGATCGACTACGAACGATATAAATGGTACGGCTACGAATACAATCGATAA